The following is a genomic window from Panthera uncia isolate 11264 chromosome B4, Puncia_PCG_1.0, whole genome shotgun sequence.
ATCATTCAAGCCAATTTTATCATCAGCTGGCCCAATTTACAGATCACACCATCCTCACATATATCCAAATTATTTGAGGacagttggtttttttaaattcatgctATGCTTATATATTCCTGATATCCACAATATaatctttctgctttttaatttttttttaacattcatttatttttgagagacagagtgagagctggggaggggcagagagagaaagagagagagagacgaatctgaagcaggctccaggctctgagctgtcagcacagagcccgacacggggctcgagcccacaactgcgagatcatgacctaagctgaagtcggacgctcaaccgactgagccacccaggtgcccctctgctgctttttaaaaggcttactccgggacgtctgggtggctcagtcggttaagcgtccgacttcagctcaggtcatgatcttgtgatctgtgggtttgagccccgcgtcgggctctgtgctgacagctcagagcctggagcctgtttcagattctatgtctccctcttcctctgaccctcccctgttcatgctctctctctctctctgtctcaaaaataaataaatgttaaaaaaaaaattaaaaaaataaaaggtttactCCAACAAGATCTAACACTTGAAACTGTGAGGTCCTAAAGCCAGAATAATTCCTTAAATCCGTGTTAACGTTTTTCACCTCCCTTTTAAGTAATTCCATACGGTGATCTCTGTAAGCTTGGAGAACCAGCATCGACTAAGGTCATTTCAGGCTGCATCTTCCCCAAACAGTATTTTGATTCAAAACGAAATATATAAAACAGGCACTGCGGGCTATAAGAGACTTCGTAAGAACACAAGATATAAGGCAACTTCTTTCctgcaaaattattttcagaataaaataaaaaaataaataataaataaaacactaccTTATATTCAggtatataaaatacttattaatgtaacaaatatttaatgagcatgtCTTGTGTCCCAGGTACTGTGCGAGGGACTATAAATACAGTGAGCTTAGAATTCCATGGAATTCATGAAATGCATAATGCCACAGCTGATTAATTATGATCATTTTAAGTACTATTAAGGACAAGTATACCTAGCTACAAGATAGATGAGCAACAGAGGAACCTAAATCTGTGggattaaaaaatagttttctccAACAGTGCTGTTTATGTACAGTGCAGCAGTAATTCACGTGCccagtctgggttcaaatcctgactcaaATCTTgagcaggttacttaacctccctttcctcatttataaagtggagctggggcacctgcgtggctgagtcggttgagcatccgacttcggctcaggtcaagatctcacaattccgtgggttccagcccggcgtcgggctctgtgccgacagctcagagtctggagcccgcttccgattctgtgtccctcttgtgctctgcccctcccccgctcactctgtcactctctctctctctctcaagaataaataaacacgaaaaagaaaataataaataaataataaagtgggGTTAACAACAGTATCTACCTCATGAAGTTatactgaggattaaatgacataatacacAGAAAGCATCAAGAACATTGCTGGCACATGGTAGTTGCTTAATAAACGCTAGCTATTATTACCATTTCAGCTGGAACTTGAAAGACAaactgggagggagggaagacacTCCAAGCAAAGAGCAACATGCAAAAGCCCAGAGCATAAGGTTGCTTGGCCTAAAGTAGAACCGAAAGGCCAACGTTTCTTAGCATAGAAAGCTAAGGGGTTGAAAAGATACGATGCGGCAtgagaggaggctgggaagacAGGATGAAGTCAATAATGCAAAGCCTTGTAGGCCGGGTTAAGGAGTCTGAACTTTATCGTAAGAGTCAGAGGAAACTTGAAAGGTTTTATAAAGCGGAGTGACAAGCTTAGATTTGCAATTTTCAAAGCTTTCTCTGGTTATGGAATACAAAACTGGTTGGAAGGAGGCCAAAATAGATGAAAGGGAAACCAGTAAGGAAGCGGATTCAGTCTTCTAGATCAAAGGCGGGTGGTGGCACAGGAGAGAGGAAACTGGATGACTGAAGAAATAGTTAGAAGGCTGAACCAGCAAGACTTATGCGTGTATGTTGTGGTGAGGGGGCATGGAGGGAGAGGCactaaataataaacatgtatttgaggaaggaaggaaggacggaaggagggaaggaaggaaggaaggaaggaaggaaggagggaaagaattcCTGTGTTCCTGCCATACTGTTTTACTGCTCCCTCGACTCCATCTTTCCAGGCACAATACCTGCCTATTTCCTCCACAAAAGTGTCTCTGATTGATCTTGCCCCCTTCTTTCCATGAGTGTTctagaattttagagctgaatatttttcttttttttaagtaggctccacacccagcatggagcccaacatggggcttgaactcacaaccctgagatcaagacctgtaGAGCTAAATATTCTTGAGATACATAACAGTTGAGAGAACTTAGACACTGCCTGAAGACTGAAATCATGTTTTAGTCAACTTTCTATCCTGCCCACCTCATCTACCCAACAATTGTAGAGACCATCACTTACAGAACATTTTCTGACTTCATGAGCAGTAGTCATAAACAGTCTATGTTAATACGAAACTCTCTGACCCATTAAGGGTCATATGGAGTTTTCACAaccatttttttcttggcttttcacAGAACTCTTATCAAATGAGTACTCTTACAGAAGAAATAGAGctaaagtaacttgtccaaggtcacatacaCTAAAGGAAATGGCAGTGCTAAGATTTGAACCTAGATCCTGTTTACCAATAGGATGCTTTTTACTACTCTCCATGTAGGGTAAATATTCATATGTACTCAAGACAGCAAACTAACTCTGGGCAGCAGCTAAGCACCACCTCTAAGAATCCTTCCCAGTTTCAGTAATTAGtttaactcaaaaatatttattgaacacctactacatCCCAGGCATGGCGCCTATTGTTAGGGGTAgggtacagcagtgaacaaggcaGGAAGGTGTCTGCCCTCAGTCTAGTTCAGGGAGCCGgccaaacaaggaaacaaatgtaTAAACAATGTAAGTGGTAAGTTGATGgacggagggaggtgggggatgggctagaagGGTAAGGGGTactaaagagggcacttgtgatgagcactggatttTGTATATAAGGCATAAATCACTGACttctcttgaaaccaatattgcacgtGCATGTTAACTACAATTTAagttaatgtgtatatatatacattatacattatacatatgtatataatgtatatatgcatgtatacatgtataacacatatgtatatatgtataacacGTACGTTTACatgtataatacattatatataacacatgtacgcatatatgtataatacatgtataatgtattacattatatatatacacatatacatacacacacaaggtGATGGAAGAAAATGTGTACCCTTTTTGTTGGCATTACTTTGGATAAAGTGGACAGAGGAAGCGTCTCGGAAAAGTGACACTTCAGACCCGATCTTGGTCTTCAGGAGGCTTTTAAGGAAAGATACCTTCCCACAAACCTAGTTTGGAAAAAGCTGGCTAAAGTAAAAAGGTATTTAGTGCGCACAGGGGCCGCTCCCTCATCGCCTAGACTGACACTGGACAGTTCCCGGCCGCCGCCACTAGAGGGCGCCTcgggccccagcccccaggaggcGCCTTGGCCCCAGTCACTGCCACCGTGACACCTGGTAccgtccccgcccccccaacccccctccaccGCCTCAAGGCCCCGAAGTCCGGAGTAAGGACAGAGGGCAAGGGAGGCGCTAGGAAGCCCTAGTGAATCGCGAGGGGTCAGCAGGTCCTCAGAGAGAGGACGTCCTCAAGATCGCAAAACCAACCACTGCCGTAAGTCCTCATTCCCTTCGGGACAACCCGCTTCCGGCGCTTTTAAACAAGGAAATACTGGCTGCATCCAATCCTGCTCCTTCTTTCGCCACCTAGTTAGCATCGGTTCCTCGCCAGGGGAGCCTCAGACAGGCCGTCTATGGATACCAATCAGCGCTCAGGAAAGACGCATGCGTTCTGGAACGAACGTGACGTACAGTGAACTTTGACCTGAAGACgacctctttccttctctcccgcCCTCGCTGTGAAGATGGCGCTCTCCAGGGTGTGCTGGGCTCGGGCTGGTCTGTGGGGTTCGGCGGTCACCCCCGGACCTTATGTCACCCGGAAGCTGCAACTTGCTCGCCCTCGCgctggcctggcctggggggCCCCTCGGTGAGGGACGTGGGAGAAAGGAAAGCGTTTCTGATGTTCAGGCCCTTCCAGTCTCTCAACCTTGTTTGCATGGCTTTTCTTAATTCTTAGCGTTACACGGCCTAGCCCCGGGTTTTTATTCTGCTCAGAATTCGCACCCCGATCCCTACTAGTCATATGGCTTCCTGACCCGCTTCAACTTTCAGGGCTCCATATTGTCCGAATCCCCCACGTATTCCGAGCTTTCAGCCTCCCTTTTTCTACTCCAGCTTTACGGCTGCTTGTCTGGATCCCATCTCTCTGGCCTTAGCCTGCTGTTCAAATGGTCCCTCAGGCCTTGCGCTCCCTGCAGACTCATACCCACACCCAACATTCCTTCCCGTCTGATCTTTCATCTGCCcgatctgtttttcttttctgatcgCTTATCTCTTCCTGAGCCCAAGATCTTCCTTGGATTTCAGAAGTTTCAGGCCTTAGCATACATTCCCTGAGACCTGGTGTTTTACATTAGTGTGAACGGACTCCAGGACTGATGCCCAGATAGTCTCTTTGATCTTCCTTGTAGGTCTTCAAACCTCCACCTTTCTCCAAAGGCAGATGTGAAGAGCTTGATTTCTTATGTGGTGACCAAGACCAAAGTGATTAATGGGAAATACCATCGTTTCTTGGGTCGTCATTTCCCCCGCTTCTATGTCCTGTACACAATCTTCATGAAAGGTAAAACCAGAACAGAAATCCCTTGAATCAGTTCATGAGCAATGTCAAAGAGTTAGAATGAGTAAGAGTGTTTGCATGTTCTGCTATGTGATGAGCTGCGGGGGGGGAGGTTTCTGTGTCATAAATGCTTGAGCGTGAAACGAATTCTTTTAAGTTAGcacttctggagaatgtttctaGAAAAGTATTATGACAACAACTTCTGAGAGCATCCGGAGGGGGATGCCTATAGGTATTTTTGCACTTTTCTTAACCATACGCAGCTGCCTATTATGGAAATTCTTTGACATGCACCAGGCCAGACGTCTATGGCTGCACAGACCTGCCCTGTGATTTATCAGTGGACTTGGCCCATAAGCAGATGTGGTTTAATGGTTATCACAAATCTATAGGTAGCGTATTGTGGAAATTGCACTACATATACttgttttctggatgttttcattaaaatcaaaGCTGAGCTAGTTACTAAGAGATGGTATAATGATACATGTCCACTCTGGTGCCAGActgcctgtgttcaaatcctagctTGTCACTGGCTATGTGATTGGactagttacttaacctctctgttccttgtttttttcatctgtaaaatacagcaaataataatagaacctacctATTGACCCACatggttgtgaagattaaatacatCAATATTTGTAAAGTACTCATGGCCTGatcatagtatgtgctcaataaatgtaccTCTATTATTATACTCTGTACTTTTATCATAACACCAATTACAACAAAGTACCATGTTGTCAGCTGTGAATATTATCATGATTATTACTAGCTTCATGGAAAATCTGAAGTAGAAATAGAATGGCTACTTTCTCTGCTCCCGGTTTATAGCtatgattaaatgagaaaaaggtccgaaaaaatattttggttggtttgtttttaagcttttgatTGTGTAAGGttttaaatgtacacaaaagtagagagaataatgTAATGAATTTCCATATACTCAGTCTCACTTCAACAGCTACCAACTCATGGCTGCCGGTCTTACTTCATTTATACACTTGCCTTCTCCTGTATAATTTTGAAGCCAACCTACACAttatatcatttcattcataaatatgaaagcatttttaagaACTAAAGCCCTAGATAAAATGTAAGAATAATCAtcgaatgaagaaaaaaattgaaccaTAGAAATCTGTTGAATTATACTATTTCTAAAAGTGTTCTAGAAAGAAGATAAGTTAATATCTGGTTGGGGAAAAGATAAGGTTAATTGAGCAAGACTTCCTGAAGTTAGGgagcttttgaattttttttatttctaaatgtttatctcttttaagagagagagagggtgcacacgCGTacagcaggtgaagggcagagagagacagggagagacaaccccaagcaggctccaccctgtcagtgcagagcctgatgcgaggctcaagcccataagccgtgagatcacggcctgagctgagatcaagagtcggacgctcaactgacaaagccacccagcaccccttgaattttcattttaaggaGGGAGCGGGCAATGAACCAGAAGAGGGAGACCATTCTATAGTAGATCACAGAAGGCCGGCTTGGCTGGGAGATAGGTGTTGTGTTGCGggggaaaagaatgagaaaagagataCAAGTTGGCCTCACAAGAGTTTTAAGTGTCCTAGTTTAGAGCTCTGATTTAGAGTAATTTTGGGGAGCGACAAGTACGTGCATTGGGGTTAGACATGGAGTAGGGACCTGTGGTAAGATTCACACTGGGATAACATTACACTCTGTCCTCTACTTTAATGAGGCAGGATTGCAGATGTTTTGGGCTGATGCCAAAAAGGCTAGAAGAATAAAGACATATATGTGGAAGCACAATGTAAAGTTTCATCAACTTTCATACCGGGAGATGGAGCATTTGAGACAGGTATGGGCCAGGGGCAGATACCCAGAAGTTCATGGTGAGGTAATTAAAGTTAACTAAGATctcaagtgttttttgttttgttttgtttttttcctttcctatcttGTTCACCACTGATCAACCTTTCCCCTCTGCTGTGAGATCAAAGTATCGAACTAAGTAAGAACATCGGGTTATTGGTCAGAATTGGGTTTATTCGGAGTTGTAGCCCTCTATAACAGAGCTCCATAGAGATTCTGGCATCCTTGCTGAATGAAAGTTGTGGACACTAAAATCGAGTTCATTTCTGATACATAAAAATCTGCAAGGATCCCAAAGGCAGCAGGAAAGTAGTATTTGGTAGTGACTTGATGGCGTTCACTTTGGTGGTGACTTTGAAACTGAGAGCGAGAACCTGGGACCCATTTGGCACATCAGGAAGAATTTGTTGAGAGATTTGGTATAATGTCAGGCCCTGTACTAGACATTATTTgggatacaaaaatgaacaaatcagggctTCTGTCCTCAAGGAATTTACCAACTAGAGGTAGATAGAAATAAGCTTGATCCTTCTCTGGGCTGTAATAGAAATTTACTGCACAGTGTTGGGGAGGGATTGTCCATTGTATTAAGAACTTACTTGGGTTAAAACTGCgtctgtgtttatttctgcttaGTTCCGCCGAGACGTCACCAAGTGTCTTTTCCTAGGTATTATTTCCATTCCACCCTTTGCCAACTACCTGGTCTTCTTGCTAATGTGAGTACAGACTTCTATCTTCCCAGCGTATTGaagatatatagatttttttttaattcaaaattattttaagaagaacTTTCCATTTCAGAAATAGGCAGAGATTATCACATTTCCTGCTCCAGTCTTCTAATTAGCCACACTTGGTAACACTTGGATTACTGGGTTAGCTGTAGGTGTAGGTAGCGTAGACTTTTCCTGCCTCTCAGCTGCCCCTGTGTGTTGTGAAATAAGATTATGACCTTTTCCATCATCCCTAGAGGCAGCAACCCACTCCCTGAGAGGCTTAGCAATTTGGGACAGTTTTTTTAGGAGAGAAACGCATTTCATATTCTGATCACATAAATCTTTACTTTGTATCCAAACACGACACTTTTGATGATTgatagattgatttttttaagtttatttatcttgagagagaggagagagagaatctcaagctggctctgcactgtcagcacagagcccaatgcagggctagaactcacaaactgtgagccgtgtgacctgagctgaaggcaagagttggatgcttaatcgactgagctacccaggccccccccgccccccgcaaagATGACACTTTTAAACTTTGATCTTGTGTGTTTTAGTTATCTGTTGCTACATAACAACCTCAAAGCTTAATAGCTTTTCATGGTTTCGTGGGTCAGGAAATTGGGCAGGGTTCAGGTGTGtgactgatttttctcttccGTGTGATGTTGACAGAAGTCTCTCAGTGATATTTAGCTGATGAATGGACTGGTCTGGATGATCTAAGATCACTCTTATGTCTGGTGCCTTAGCAGGGATGGCCGGAAGGCTGGGACTGTCAGAGTGCCTATATGTGGCCTCTTTAATATGG
Proteins encoded in this region:
- the LETMD1 gene encoding LETM1 domain-containing protein 1 isoform X6, whose protein sequence is MALSRVCWARAGLWGSAVTPGPYVTRKLQLARPRAGLAWGAPRLFDLPCRSSNLHLSPKADVKSLISYVVTKTKVINGKYHRFLGRHFPRFYVLYTIFMKGLQMFWADAKKARRIKTYMWKHNVKFHQLSYREMEHLRQKALSRAMLLTPYLPSFLLRHRLKTHTTVIHQLDKALAKLGIGHLTPQEVKSACYLRGLNSTHIAEERCRTWLGEWLQISCSLKEAELSLLLHNVVLLSINYTGSRR
- the LETMD1 gene encoding LETM1 domain-containing protein 1 isoform X10; its protein translation is MALSRVCWARAGLWGSAVTPGPYVTRKLQLARPRAGLAWGAPRSSNLHLSPKADVKSLISYVVTKTKVINGKYHRFLGRHFPRFYVLYTIFMKGLQMFWADAKKARRIKTYMWKHNVKFHQLSYREMEHLRQKALSRAMLLTPYLPSFLLRHRLKTHTTVIHQLDKALAKLGIGHLTPQEVKSKLSCPSCYTTWSCFPSTTPAQGAE
- the LETMD1 gene encoding LETM1 domain-containing protein 1 isoform X7, translated to MALSRVCWARAGLWGSAVTPGPYVTRKLQLARPRAGLAWGAPRSSNLHLSPKADVKSLISYVVTKTKVINGKYHRFLGRHFPRFYVLYTIFMKGLQMFWADAKKARRIKTYMWKHNVKFHQLSYREMEHLRQKALSRAMLLTPYLPSFLLRHRLKTHTTVIHQLDKALAKLGIGHLTPQEVKSACYLRGLNSTHIAEERCRTWLGEWLQISCSLKEAELSLLLHNVVLLSINYTGSRR